Proteins from a single region of Bartonella sp. M0283:
- the flgG gene encoding flagellar basal-body rod protein FlgG, with protein sequence MRSLSIAATGMNAQQTNLDVIANNIANINTTGYKRSRAEFSDLMYTTDRAVGVPNMMNEATIPEGAIVGLGVRTAAVRKNNMQGSFVQTTNSLDLAIRGRGYFEIQDPNGNTFYTRSGAFNLNENGQVVTLDGNLVQPVITVPNELGKNGIITVSADGRVTYQPDADAAPVEAGRLNMINFTNEAGLEPVGDNLFRETQASGAPIAGNPGEENYGTIMQGYLEASNVDPVKEITELIAAQRAYEMNSKVIQAADEMSAVVSKNLR encoded by the coding sequence ATGAGATCTTTATCAATTGCGGCCACCGGTATGAACGCCCAGCAGACCAATCTTGATGTGATTGCAAACAACATCGCAAACATCAACACCACTGGTTATAAACGCTCCCGCGCCGAATTCAGCGATCTTATGTATACGACAGATCGCGCTGTTGGCGTCCCGAATATGATGAATGAAGCGACTATTCCGGAAGGTGCCATTGTCGGTCTTGGTGTTCGTACAGCTGCCGTTCGTAAAAACAATATGCAAGGTTCATTCGTCCAGACAACCAATTCACTGGATTTGGCAATCCGTGGACGAGGTTATTTTGAAATTCAGGATCCGAATGGCAATACGTTTTATACCCGCTCGGGTGCATTCAACCTGAATGAAAACGGACAGGTTGTTACCCTTGATGGCAATCTTGTTCAGCCAGTCATTACGGTTCCGAACGAACTCGGCAAGAACGGCATTATTACCGTGAGTGCAGATGGTCGTGTAACCTATCAGCCCGATGCCGATGCTGCTCCGGTTGAAGCCGGTCGTCTCAACATGATCAATTTTACCAATGAAGCAGGCCTCGAGCCGGTTGGTGACAATCTTTTTCGTGAGACACAGGCTTCGGGTGCACCGATTGCAGGCAATCCCGGTGAAGAAAATTATGGCACGATCATGCAAGGCTATCTCGAAGCTTCGAACGTTGATCCGGTTAAAGAAATTACCGAATTGATAGCTGCTCAACGTGCTTATGAAATGAATTCGAAAGTTATTCAGGCCGCAGATGAAATGTCGGCAGTTGTTTCGAAGAATTTAAGGTAA
- the flgA gene encoding flagellar basal body P-ring formation chaperone FlgA, giving the protein MKKLSLLIAGLLLSTASITQAYADRIGFLVPTTTVYAGQPVSNVGLSERMFYIKVDAAPLYVTDVKQALNKVAKRTLPAGRPISLSSLGDPVLIERGQSTKLVFNAGDLVITASGVSMEPGSAGDFIKVRNVDSGRIVSGTVLSDGSVRVGGQ; this is encoded by the coding sequence ATGAAAAAGCTTTCTCTCCTTATTGCTGGTTTATTGTTGTCGACTGCATCGATAACGCAAGCCTATGCGGATAGGATAGGCTTTCTCGTTCCGACTACGACAGTCTATGCCGGACAGCCTGTAAGCAATGTCGGTCTCAGCGAAAGGATGTTTTACATCAAGGTTGATGCAGCTCCTTTATATGTAACCGATGTCAAGCAAGCTTTGAACAAGGTTGCTAAACGTACATTGCCGGCCGGCCGGCCGATCTCGTTATCTTCTTTGGGAGATCCGGTTCTGATTGAACGTGGTCAATCAACAAAACTGGTTTTCAACGCCGGTGACCTCGTCATTACTGCATCGGGAGTTTCAATGGAACCCGGCAGTGCAGGTGATTTTATCAAGGTTCGCAATGTCGATTCCGGTCGTATTGTGAGCGGTACGGTCTTGTCTGACGGTAGTGTCAGGGTAGGTGGACAATGA
- a CDS encoding flagellar motor switch protein FliG, which yields MASSEQENPSTKEGPAAPTVAAGKTSSSVIDSLTGQQKVAALLVAMGKPAAAKILKHFSPDDLRRLSGQAHTLPNISIADFDVLVHQFEDAFAEGVSFSQAGERFDNLVQETLPEDEAAAVLDPNVTPAIPEESLWEIMGKMSAEELQDHLSQEHPQVIAYIVSKLPSDLSAKLLLLQTMAERGDIIYRTLHLRTVLPVVDELLDKALRPVLMKKNEAAEQSHYGEVANILNQLDKSEIDEMLASLDGLDPEDLEKIKSKLFVFEDIPRLSSRARLLLFDDIPSDVIITALRNADKDTTETILSSLSQRSRRMVEAELKSPNDMITQADITNARRTIAQQAIKLAGEGKISLAADETAKGAEGSAPDSDQKAPEGDTKEAETPKE from the coding sequence ATGGCGTCATCGGAACAGGAAAATCCATCAACAAAAGAAGGACCTGCCGCCCCAACGGTGGCAGCAGGAAAAACGTCGTCCTCGGTTATCGACAGCCTGACCGGACAACAGAAAGTTGCTGCCCTTCTCGTTGCTATGGGTAAGCCGGCGGCGGCCAAAATACTCAAGCATTTTTCGCCCGATGATCTTCGTCGTTTGAGTGGCCAAGCCCATACGCTTCCCAATATCAGCATTGCTGATTTCGATGTTTTAGTGCACCAGTTCGAAGATGCCTTTGCCGAAGGTGTATCTTTTTCGCAAGCCGGCGAGCGTTTTGACAACCTCGTTCAGGAAACACTTCCCGAAGACGAAGCTGCGGCTGTGCTTGATCCGAATGTAACTCCCGCTATTCCCGAGGAAAGCCTATGGGAGATCATGGGCAAAATGTCGGCAGAAGAATTGCAGGACCACCTCTCGCAGGAGCATCCGCAAGTTATCGCCTATATTGTTTCGAAACTTCCTTCCGATCTTTCTGCAAAATTGTTGCTTCTCCAGACCATGGCCGAACGCGGAGATATCATTTACCGCACGCTACATTTACGTACCGTTCTACCTGTTGTCGACGAACTTCTCGACAAAGCCTTACGGCCCGTTCTGATGAAGAAAAACGAAGCTGCCGAACAATCCCATTATGGCGAGGTGGCGAACATTCTCAATCAGCTCGATAAGAGCGAAATCGATGAAATGTTGGCAAGTCTTGATGGTCTTGATCCGGAAGATCTCGAAAAAATCAAATCGAAACTTTTTGTCTTCGAAGATATTCCCCGTCTTTCGTCGCGCGCACGTTTGTTGCTTTTCGATGATATCCCGTCGGATGTGATCATCACTGCTTTGCGGAACGCAGATAAAGACACCACTGAAACCATTCTCAGTTCGTTATCTCAACGTAGCCGCCGCATGGTGGAAGCCGAACTAAAATCACCAAACGACATGATAACACAAGCCGATATTACCAATGCTCGCAGAACAATCGCACAACAGGCGATCAAACTTGCAGGGGAAGGTAAAATCAGTCTGGCAGCAGACGAAACTGCAAAAGGAGCCGAAGGTAGCGCGCCTGATAGCGACCAAAAAGCACCTGAAGGCGACACAAAAGAAGCAGAAACACCTAAAGAATGA
- a CDS encoding DUF1217 domain-containing protein encodes MIGTYVSYRSTIDNMSKTLDRVMSEPNVKRETDYYTQNIKSVKTVDDFLGDTRLFNYAMKAYGLEDMTYAKGMMRKVLTDPKYATDLTDKRYQQFAAAFNFNEYGDKATSQDSATKAAVNKYMQQTLETEVGDQNEGTRLALYFTRTVGGMAKNGSLSKDEWAYQIIADKALSEVVYTALGIPDSVRGSDVDAQKRLLEQKMSFDDLADATKLEKFIGRFSAMYDAKNQPQVSPALTLLQSTNTGSTFGFSNASMIAMQSLKPGGN; translated from the coding sequence ATGATTGGCACTTATGTCAGCTATAGAAGTACAATTGATAATATGTCGAAGACGCTTGACAGGGTTATGAGTGAACCCAATGTCAAGCGCGAAACAGACTATTACACTCAGAACATAAAAAGTGTAAAAACAGTTGACGATTTTCTTGGTGATACGCGCCTTTTCAATTATGCGATGAAGGCTTATGGCCTTGAGGATATGACTTATGCCAAAGGCATGATGCGCAAGGTTTTAACCGATCCCAAGTATGCCACAGATCTGACGGATAAACGTTATCAACAATTCGCCGCAGCTTTCAACTTCAACGAATATGGAGATAAGGCCACTTCTCAGGACAGTGCAACAAAAGCTGCAGTCAATAAATACATGCAGCAGACACTGGAAACAGAAGTGGGTGACCAGAATGAAGGTACGCGTCTTGCACTTTATTTTACGCGTACTGTTGGTGGCATGGCTAAAAATGGCAGCTTGTCAAAAGATGAGTGGGCTTACCAGATCATTGCGGATAAAGCACTTTCAGAGGTTGTCTATACAGCTCTTGGTATTCCCGACAGCGTGCGCGGTTCCGATGTCGACGCGCAAAAACGACTTCTCGAACAGAAAATGAGCTTTGATGATCTGGCTGACGCGACAAAATTGGAAAAATTCATCGGCCGGTTTTCGGCGATGTATGACGCTAAAAACCAACCGCAGGTAAGTCCTGCATTAACTCTTCTGCAGAGCACAAATACGGGGAGCACATTCGGTTTTTCGAATGCCTCGATGATTGCAATGCAGTCGCTTAAACCGGGCGGCAATTGA
- the flgB gene encoding flagellar basal body rod protein FlgB: protein MGPVNLFDIANKQADWLATRQKTVASNVANVNTPGYKARDVKDFAAILNNDTMAMAVTNSKHMDVTDNGMESHAMRPEDTIETTHSGNNVNLEEEMRKGGEIGQQMSLNTVIVKAFHRMMMATVKGGS, encoded by the coding sequence ATGGGTCCGGTAAATCTTTTCGATATAGCAAATAAACAAGCAGACTGGTTGGCAACGCGCCAAAAGACTGTCGCGAGTAACGTTGCTAACGTTAATACTCCCGGATACAAAGCGCGTGACGTAAAAGACTTCGCTGCAATTCTCAACAATGATACCATGGCAATGGCTGTAACAAACAGTAAACACATGGATGTCACGGACAATGGCATGGAATCCCATGCGATGCGGCCCGAAGATACGATTGAAACCACTCATTCCGGTAATAACGTCAATCTGGAAGAAGAAATGCGTAAAGGTGGTGAAATCGGCCAGCAAATGTCACTCAACACCGTTATCGTAAAAGCCTTTCATCGTATGATGATGGCAACCGTTAAAGGAGGATCGTGA
- the fliI gene encoding flagellar protein export ATPase FliI, with protein sequence MEQSPEENSDFGISRTNALSLLVAFAEHEKHQQSPLVSKGGVVSDVSRVAVEARGLSDEVALGDSVLIDCGHNMARGEIIRVNEDHVLIKPYDETLVPALNASVFANGPLLVSPDKSWKGRVVNALGEAIDDLGPIATGPRKMPVETQAVPALKRARVGKGLRTGVKVIDIFTPLCFGQRIGIFAGSGVGKSTLLAMMTATDDFDTVVLALTGERGREVRDMLDDTMKGKLSKVVTVVATGDESPMMRRLAPAMATTIAEYFCSLGDNVLLMVDSITRYALAAREVAIAAGEPPVSRGFPPSVFSDLPRLLERAGPGPEGKGSITGVYAVLVDGDDHNDPIADAIRGILDGHIVLDRAIAAQGRYPAIDIPGSISRLAPHSWSPEQKKLVRSLKEMISRYEETRDLRAMGAYRPGSDPVLDQAVVLVPRIYDAMNQSPDTPVSRDPYDDLAKALKSQAA encoded by the coding sequence ATGGAACAGAGCCCGGAAGAAAATAGTGATTTTGGCATTTCCCGTACGAATGCCTTGTCTTTACTCGTTGCTTTTGCCGAACATGAAAAACACCAACAGTCGCCTTTGGTCAGCAAAGGAGGTGTGGTGAGTGATGTTTCACGCGTCGCGGTCGAAGCACGCGGGCTTTCCGATGAAGTTGCGCTTGGCGATAGTGTCCTGATCGATTGCGGACACAACATGGCGCGCGGCGAAATCATTCGTGTGAATGAAGATCATGTGCTGATCAAGCCTTATGATGAAACTCTTGTTCCGGCACTTAATGCATCTGTATTTGCAAACGGACCTTTGCTCGTTTCTCCCGACAAATCGTGGAAAGGTCGGGTGGTCAATGCGTTGGGAGAGGCAATCGATGATTTGGGTCCCATTGCCACCGGCCCCAGAAAGATGCCGGTTGAAACGCAGGCTGTACCCGCCCTTAAAAGGGCACGGGTCGGTAAAGGGTTGCGCACAGGTGTTAAAGTTATTGATATATTTACGCCGCTCTGTTTCGGCCAGCGTATCGGTATTTTTGCCGGTTCCGGTGTTGGTAAATCGACATTATTGGCAATGATGACCGCAACCGATGATTTTGACACAGTGGTCTTGGCATTGACCGGAGAACGTGGTCGTGAAGTTCGCGATATGCTTGACGATACGATGAAGGGAAAGCTTTCCAAAGTTGTCACAGTCGTTGCAACAGGAGATGAAAGTCCGATGATGCGTCGGTTAGCGCCGGCAATGGCTACGACAATTGCCGAATATTTTTGTTCCTTGGGCGACAATGTATTATTGATGGTCGACTCCATTACGCGTTATGCGCTCGCCGCCCGCGAGGTGGCAATTGCAGCTGGCGAGCCGCCGGTTTCCCGTGGTTTCCCGCCAAGCGTGTTCAGCGATTTGCCCCGTTTATTGGAACGCGCCGGTCCGGGGCCGGAAGGAAAAGGGTCAATTACCGGTGTCTATGCAGTTCTGGTTGATGGCGATGACCATAACGACCCGATTGCCGATGCCATTCGTGGTATTTTGGATGGTCATATTGTGCTCGACAGAGCAATAGCTGCACAAGGGCGCTATCCGGCGATTGACATTCCGGGTTCTATTTCCCGTTTAGCACCGCATAGCTGGAGTCCTGAACAAAAAAAGCTTGTCAGAAGTTTGAAAGAGATGATTTCACGCTATGAAGAAACGCGTGATCTACGCGCTATGGGTGCCTACCGTCCCGGTTCGGATCCGGTTCTTGATCAGGCGGTGGTTTTGGTGCCGAGGATTTACGATGCTATGAACCAGTCACCGGATACACCGGTTTCCCGCGATCCTTATGATGATCTTGCCAAAGCCCTGAAAAGTCAGGCGGCTTAA
- the fliN gene encoding flagellar motor switch protein FliN: MPGGFKPSAPAGGAAPFGGAKPGNPGQFGANPQKPAGAGFAAGAGFGANAAKHNTQAQQSEPAGNADLIMSIPVEVQVVLGGTTMPVATLMNLGRGAVITLDKQIGDPVDIVVNGRVIARGEVIVMEDDSSRFGVSLTEIIGK, encoded by the coding sequence ATGCCGGGCGGTTTCAAACCCAGCGCTCCGGCAGGCGGCGCAGCACCATTTGGTGGTGCCAAGCCAGGCAACCCGGGTCAATTCGGAGCCAATCCGCAAAAGCCGGCGGGAGCCGGTTTTGCTGCAGGCGCCGGTTTTGGCGCAAATGCCGCCAAACACAATACCCAGGCACAGCAAAGTGAACCTGCAGGTAATGCCGATCTTATCATGAGTATTCCCGTCGAGGTTCAGGTTGTTCTGGGCGGCACCACAATGCCGGTTGCAACGTTGATGAATCTGGGGCGTGGTGCGGTTATCACACTTGACAAACAAATCGGTGACCCTGTCGACATTGTCGTGAATGGCCGGGTCATTGCTCGCGGTGAAGTTATCGTCATGGAAGATGATTCATCCCGTTTCGGAGTAAGCTTGACGGAAATTATCGGCAAATAA
- a CDS encoding BAB2_0123 family type IV secretion system effector — protein MMNWFIINIIGAVLAMTSVGVFVITSRKLASTIRLGRQLAEQVHAATSSLDRAVKALREEHQDFRDENKKLDARITESSRIRREVDRSVAHMETIRNQLQGDFNRLRGILTAQSHGPTANSAPTNHSVNPQTMQNNGLPVFVQRRVHKSDLGNRVQF, from the coding sequence ATGATGAACTGGTTCATAATTAATATTATAGGTGCCGTTCTTGCGATGACATCTGTTGGTGTATTTGTCATTACATCACGCAAATTGGCCAGTACTATCCGTCTGGGACGTCAATTGGCCGAACAGGTTCATGCTGCAACATCAAGCCTCGATCGCGCTGTCAAGGCCCTCAGAGAAGAACATCAGGATTTTCGGGACGAGAACAAAAAACTCGATGCCCGCATCACCGAGTCATCACGAATCCGCCGCGAAGTTGATCGCTCGGTCGCCCATATGGAAACAATCCGCAATCAGTTGCAAGGAGATTTTAACCGTCTGCGCGGTATATTGACTGCCCAGTCACATGGCCCAACAGCAAATTCTGCCCCAACAAACCATTCGGTTAATCCTCAAACAATGCAGAATAACGGTCTGCCGGTTTTTGTCCAACGTAGAGTTCATAAATCGGATCTTGGCAACAGAGTACAATTTTAA
- a CDS encoding flagellar hook-basal body complex protein FliE, with product MIQSLTSATTRAALERLGQSYGANASQTTSLDTQATGQAQGVKSPSFDQVLAEVSGAVGNNLEKAESLSMQKMEGGDVSVREVVNSVMDAERSLNTAIAIRDKIVQAYLEVSRMQI from the coding sequence ATGATACAGTCGTTAACATCAGCAACAACACGTGCCGCTCTTGAAAGGTTGGGGCAATCCTACGGCGCTAATGCCAGCCAGACAACTTCATTAGACACGCAAGCTACAGGTCAGGCTCAGGGTGTAAAAAGTCCTAGTTTCGATCAGGTACTCGCTGAAGTTAGCGGCGCCGTCGGAAACAATCTTGAAAAGGCCGAAAGCCTTTCAATGCAAAAAATGGAAGGTGGCGACGTGTCGGTTCGTGAAGTTGTTAATTCGGTAATGGATGCCGAACGTTCATTGAACACAGCAATTGCCATCAGAGACAAGATCGTTCAGGCCTATCTCGAAGTTAGTCGTATGCAAATTTAA
- a CDS encoding FliM/FliN family flagellar motor switch protein, with the protein MSEATPDNTTKNARTSDQNPAASAASNAGGETVEEKKKDVLAEHILRAAGLSSDDLMSFQHVFGDAATNLSARLAQYTSATFTIEVKSLDTLKADALPKIITGDTLVVRFEADHWGGDVLFVLDANLVSVVTDAFFGALEPAILNRNGRPFSAVETRTGETLAEVLSLAMDDVFGNGDGTLFNYKETTDAQQFDMEEFQQLRMFSCVLSVKSGEVETTLNLLMPRSCHRPIQEAVTRVLRAPSTRTDPLWAKRLRQEVSRAHVAIEAYIMQGEMTLNDLMHIEVGQVLPLPANAVKQVRLRSGDKPLYKCSLGKVGSNFSVRVTDPIDEEEEMYDELVHN; encoded by the coding sequence ATGTCGGAAGCAACCCCTGACAACACGACTAAAAATGCCAGAACAAGTGACCAAAACCCCGCCGCTTCTGCCGCAAGCAATGCTGGCGGAGAAACAGTGGAAGAAAAGAAAAAAGATGTTTTGGCCGAGCATATTTTGCGTGCTGCCGGGCTGTCGAGCGACGATCTTATGTCGTTTCAACATGTATTTGGCGATGCCGCAACTAACTTAAGCGCAAGGTTGGCGCAATATACGTCTGCTACATTCACCATAGAAGTTAAATCGCTCGACACTTTGAAAGCCGACGCATTACCCAAAATTATCACGGGAGATACGCTGGTTGTCAGGTTCGAAGCTGACCATTGGGGTGGTGACGTATTGTTTGTTCTGGATGCAAATCTTGTAAGCGTTGTAACAGACGCTTTTTTCGGAGCGCTAGAGCCAGCGATTCTCAATCGCAATGGTCGGCCGTTCAGTGCCGTTGAAACGAGAACAGGAGAGACATTGGCCGAAGTTTTATCTCTGGCAATGGATGACGTTTTCGGGAATGGTGACGGGACGCTTTTTAACTATAAAGAAACGACGGATGCGCAACAATTCGACATGGAAGAATTCCAGCAATTACGGATGTTTTCCTGTGTCCTATCGGTCAAATCGGGCGAGGTCGAGACAACGCTTAATCTGCTTATGCCGAGAAGTTGTCATCGGCCAATCCAGGAGGCCGTTACCAGAGTTTTGCGGGCACCTTCAACGCGAACCGATCCATTATGGGCCAAGCGTTTGCGTCAGGAAGTCAGCCGGGCTCATGTCGCAATTGAAGCTTATATTATGCAAGGCGAGATGACCTTGAATGATTTGATGCATATAGAAGTAGGACAAGTCCTGCCATTACCGGCAAATGCCGTTAAGCAGGTAAGATTGCGCAGCGGCGATAAACCGCTTTACAAATGCTCTTTGGGCAAAGTGGGTTCGAATTTTTCTGTACGGGTCACCGACCCGATTGATGAAGAAGAGGAAATGTATGATGAACTGGTTCATAATTAA
- the flgC gene encoding flagellar basal body rod protein FlgC yields the protein MMSDPLIAAGRVATTGLAAQSTRLRIIAENMANANSTGDTAAANPYQRKTVSFEAALNPYADAQGVEIARISTDKSPYIVKYEPGHPAADANGYVKYPNVNAIVEMADMREANRSYEANLQVIRQARDLVSQTIDLLRG from the coding sequence ATCATGTCTGATCCACTCATTGCAGCCGGCCGTGTCGCAACAACCGGCCTTGCAGCCCAATCAACCCGCCTTCGTATTATTGCTGAAAATATGGCCAATGCGAATTCGACGGGAGATACTGCCGCAGCAAATCCCTATCAACGCAAGACAGTCAGTTTCGAAGCCGCTCTTAATCCTTATGCGGATGCTCAAGGTGTAGAGATTGCCCGTATTTCTACCGATAAATCACCTTATATTGTCAAATACGAACCGGGTCATCCGGCGGCTGATGCAAACGGTTATGTGAAATATCCGAACGTGAATGCAATTGTTGAAATGGCCGATATGCGTGAAGCAAACCGGTCTTATGAAGCAAATCTACAAGTTATTCGTCAGGCCCGGGATCTCGTATCCCAGACAATTGACCTGCTGAGAGGTTAA
- the flgF gene encoding flagellar basal-body rod protein FlgF produces the protein MMQNPIYVGVSGQISLERRMETIARNMANVNTTGFRSEEMKFESLVSPVARDNNQNVNFSSAGKTYISTNRGPVTQTGNPLDIAVNGDSYFSLQTPNGQVYTRDGRMIMTQEGGLVSVQGYPFLDNGGAPIQIDPANGTPRIAADGAIYQNNLQVAAIGLYQFQPDSNLHYGPNASVIPDKAPIPVQGDAANGVVQGFLENSNVNGVVEMTRLIEVSRAFERVEAMMRQQEERSSQAIQTLGGKNQ, from the coding sequence TTGATGCAAAATCCGATCTATGTTGGTGTTTCGGGGCAAATCAGTTTAGAAAGGCGCATGGAAACCATTGCGCGTAATATGGCCAATGTAAACACAACAGGTTTTCGGTCGGAAGAGATGAAGTTTGAATCTCTTGTTTCCCCTGTTGCCCGCGACAATAACCAGAACGTTAATTTCAGTAGCGCCGGAAAAACTTATATCTCGACCAATCGTGGGCCGGTTACGCAAACCGGCAATCCTCTTGATATCGCTGTTAATGGCGATTCCTATTTTTCGCTCCAAACGCCGAATGGTCAGGTCTATACCCGTGACGGGCGTATGATTATGACCCAGGAAGGTGGGCTTGTATCGGTTCAGGGATATCCGTTTCTGGATAATGGTGGTGCACCTATCCAAATTGATCCGGCAAACGGCACCCCGCGCATTGCCGCCGACGGTGCAATTTATCAAAACAATTTGCAGGTAGCAGCTATCGGTCTTTATCAATTCCAGCCGGACAGCAATCTGCATTATGGTCCCAATGCTTCCGTTATTCCCGACAAGGCACCTATTCCGGTTCAAGGTGATGCGGCAAACGGCGTTGTACAGGGCTTTCTGGAAAACTCCAATGTCAATGGTGTTGTCGAGATGACCCGTCTTATCGAAGTTTCAAGAGCTTTCGAACGTGTTGAAGCTATGATGCGTCAACAGGAAGAAAGAAGTTCGCAGGCAATTCAGACTTTGGGTGGTAAAAACCAATAA
- the motA gene encoding flagellar motor stator protein MotA, translated as MGVILGLAIALGCILGSFMAMGGHVSVLMQPWEFVIILGAAFGTFVIANPFSVIKDTIKATLEAMKEAVPKQKDYLSLLGLLYALMREMRSKSRSEVEGHFDNPKESAIFQQYPTILKDDSITNFICDYCRLILVGNARPFEIEALMDEEIHTISQDALKSASALQTVADALPALGIVAAVLGVVKAMGHLNESPEVLGHYIGAALVGTFGGIFFAYAVFAPIASKIKLVRGKKTRIYTVIKQTLLAYMNGAMPQIALEYGRKTISAKDRPTIDVVEQEAISGQPSSKEAA; from the coding sequence TTGGGTGTTATTCTCGGATTAGCGATTGCACTTGGCTGTATCCTCGGAAGCTTTATGGCTATGGGGGGGCATGTATCTGTTCTTATGCAGCCTTGGGAATTTGTTATTATTCTAGGCGCTGCATTTGGCACATTTGTTATTGCCAATCCTTTCTCTGTTATAAAAGACACAATAAAAGCTACCTTGGAAGCAATGAAAGAAGCAGTTCCCAAACAAAAGGACTATCTTTCATTACTCGGCCTTCTCTATGCCTTGATGCGCGAAATGCGTTCAAAATCACGTTCGGAAGTTGAAGGCCATTTTGACAATCCGAAAGAATCCGCCATTTTTCAACAATATCCGACAATATTGAAAGATGACTCGATCACCAATTTCATTTGTGATTACTGCCGTCTTATACTTGTCGGAAATGCCCGTCCTTTCGAAATCGAGGCTTTGATGGATGAGGAAATCCATACCATTTCACAGGATGCGCTCAAATCCGCTTCGGCTTTACAAACAGTAGCCGATGCTTTGCCTGCTCTTGGTATTGTTGCGGCCGTTCTCGGTGTTGTTAAAGCGATGGGACACCTTAACGAATCTCCGGAAGTTTTAGGCCATTATATCGGCGCGGCTCTGGTCGGTACTTTTGGCGGTATTTTCTTTGCTTATGCCGTGTTTGCCCCGATTGCGTCGAAAATCAAACTTGTTCGTGGCAAGAAAACCCGTATTTATACGGTGATTAAACAGACACTTCTGGCTTACATGAATGGTGCAATGCCGCAAATTGCCCTTGAATATGGACGCAAAACAATTTCTGCAAAAGACCGTCCGACAATTGATGTGGTCGAGCAGGAAGCCATTTCCGGTCAACCTTCAAGTAAAGAGGCTGCATAA